The Aspergillus luchuensis IFO 4308 DNA, chromosome 4, nearly complete sequence DNA window TCCAGAGAGCATCAGCTCTGGAGGGTCAGACAGTGCGCAAGGCGAGCGTGGGATCTCGGGCATCAGTACAGCCGCTTTGGCCGTGTGAGAGATTCAAAGATACCTAAAaggcaggaagagaaagacctGAGCTTACTTGAATAGCTCCATGGAATTTGAATTGATCCAGCTCCATTATGCTGTGGAACAGGCATGCATTGATGAGTTGGACTGGATGTCCCCTGGGCACATTCAGAATACAGCTGACTGAGATGATCAGGTGCTACTTCACCTGCATTAGTTTCGTAGCAATGCCTTTTAGTAATGACAGCTGTGAGCGACCGGACTTATTGGACAGTTCATTGTAGCattaaagaagaagatgaagacgaagagacAAAGATGAGAGCAAGAGCACTTCTGTACAAGTGGGTCCTGAGCAACCAATCTGAATGGAAAGTTTACGAGCGGGCCAATGAGAGGCAGGGTTAGCGGGTCGGCCTCAAGGCAGCGAGGCAGCCTGTCAGCAACTCATCATCCTTGTCCTATCTCATTCTTGATAACTCTTACTTTCTTTTGCCGCTAAGACTTTTCCTCGCCTAAGCCTGTGACTAACATGCATAGTGGCAAGCTTTTTCATAAGTACCAAGGCAACCCCGCGAACAGTCGAACCAGTTGCTGAGCGCTGAAATGGAATCCGAGAAGAAGCGCCGTGCGAGCAAGCCTAAAGTCAAATCCGGCTGTCGGACATGCAAGTGAGTTAAGCGGCTGCCTTGTTACACTACCTGATATAGTGCTTATTCTATACACAGAATTCGTCGAGTCAAATGCGACGAGGGTCGACCGGCGTGCAAGAGGTGCGTGTCCACCGGCCGCGTTTGCGATGGCTATGGAATTTGGagcgagggaaggaaaaccACCTATGGCGGTAATTCTGGCGCACCGAGGGTTTTCCAGCCCCTCCTGTCTAGTTACAATGCACCGGTACCAATTCCCCATGCCGCATGTGCTGAACAGAAATGCGTGGAATGGTTCATCGAATGTACTATTTTTAAGATCGGTGGAGTGTTTTCTTCCCAGTTCTGGGGCAGGACAGTTGTTCAAGCACTTTCTCAAGAGCCAGCAGTGCGACATGCTGTTATGGCATTGGCTTCTACGCATAAATATAGGGCTCAGAGGAGCGACAAGGATACTACAATGGCGAGCCAGCTAAGCGAGCATGAGAAGTTTACTCTTCAACACTACAACAAAGCTATTGGCTGTCTCCATGCTGAAATAAGACGCCACAGCCAACGACCGCAGAGTGTGATAGTTGCCCTCATTACTTGCATGGTATTCGTGACTCTCGAACTGATGCGAGGCCAATACCGAACGAGTCATGCTCATCTACAGCACGGGCTGAAGCTGGTGAAGGAGATTCAGAAACTCTCCGGAACCTCCAAGACCGGAAAGATTATGATAAGGACTTCGTCGCAAACaaatgaggatgatgttaTCGAGGCCTTTAGCAGACTGGGAGTGCACTATGCTCTGCTTGGACATGGGACAAAATACTCGAACCTTGACTATGACATCCAACCTCGTCATTTACCGTACAAATTTGAGTCAATTGAACAAGCAAGACAATATCTGGATGTTCTCTTAGCAAAAGCACAGTGTCTGGTGGAATTGGTTCGTCACATCGAGACGGGCATGTGTGTCGCGACTCGGGGCTACGAGCAATATCTTGAGTCTCAATGGCGCCTGGAAAAGGACTTGGAAATATGGCTTGATGTTTATAGATCGTCACTTGATGGATTTTCAGCTCAAGATTTGATAAAGAATACCTTGGCTACAAGGTTACTCGGGATGTACCATACCATGGCCTCGATCATGGTCAGGACCTGCATTCCATGGGACGACGACATGGCATTCGACCTACAAACCGACAGATTCATGTCCATTATCCGTGAGGCAATCGACATGTGTCAAGCTCTCAGAACCGCATATCCAGATTTTCCCATGAGTGGATCTCTCAATTGCCCGCTGGGCATGGCATTTACGATGGACATTGGCTTCATCCAGCCATTATATTACACTGCAATTAAGTGCCGGATTCCCCAGATCCGACGACACGCGATCGGGTTGCTTCGATTGGCACCTCACCGTGAAGGCATATGGAATGGCGCCCTCACTGCCAGAATTGCGGAGGAGGTAGTTGCATATGAAGAATCGAATATCGACACAAGCTTTACAGTTGGAAAAAGCTTGGATCTCCTCAGCCTGCCAGAAGCGGGTAGTTCAGTTACAATCCTGCCTTCTCTGTGCCGCATCTCAGATGTTCATGTCGAATTGCCCGATGAGAACACAGGAGAGGCTACCGTGACATTCTGGCAGCGCGAAGACGGTAGAAGCTGGAAGGTAGGCGAGAGAAAATTCCAGACGGAGGATCCATAAGCAAATCTCAACCCCTGGAGCCTGTCCCTTTTCTCTTGAGATTGACTGTCCAGAGTGATTATGACATCATGACACACCGGCATTTCAGCCAATCACAATCAACGTGATAAAATCTTACCGATCATCAACAAAGAAAATGTAATGACCGACTGACTCGTGCTCAGCACCAGCGGCGCAGGGTGGAACGGTTGGAATGTGAGGCTCAGCCACTATTAGCAAAAACGGAagctacctacctactttGTAAATGCTCAGTCAGTGATTTGCAACCGGGATGGACGGCGCTGGCATTTGCTGGTTGGGCCCCTTAGTCAGTCTTACCCCATGCTTACTTACCCATCCGCGCCCCGCCCGAGCCAATCCCGGATCGCCGGCCAGGAGTATAAAGTCGATCAGCGATCTAGACAAGCGACGAAATACTTTCTTCAGAATGCAAATTGCAACACCATCCTAcctcttcttattctttgttCCTCTAATATTGCTCCTCATCAAGTCAATTCTTCCCACCAATTCCGTTATGTCCAAACCTCTCGCCCACGCTTCCATTGTCGCCCGTCGCTCCAGTGAGCGCGGGTACGCCGAACACGGCGGCTGGCTCAAAAGCTTCCACACCTTCAGTTTTGCCAGTTACTATGACCACCGCTTTAACAACTTTGGCAGTCTGCGCGTTCTCAATGAGGACCGTGTAGCGGCTCGTAATGGATTCCCAACCCACCCTCACCGCGATGCCGAAATCTTCAGCTACATCCTCAACGGAGAGCTCACGCACCGCGATAGCATGATCAAAAAGGGTGCGGAAGGCGCCCAGGGCAAGCAATTCTACCGCATGAAGCGTGGCGACGTTCAATTCACCACTGGTGGAACAGGTACGTTGTTTGCACTGAACTCTCTACCGCCTTCATAAACCGACCGAACTAACACAACTCACTTTAGGAATCGCACACTCCGAACAAAACGAATCCAACAAGCCCGTCCACTTCCTCCAGATCTGGGCTCTGCCCTGGAAATATGGCCTCAAGCCCCAATACCACACCCGCACATTCGACGAAGCCGCCAAGCGCAAAGCATTCGTCCCGATCCTCTCCCCGCTGGCTGCCGGGCCCGAAGCAACCCCtgccgacgaggaagccGCCGTCCCTAAGATCCCAGACACGATCCCGATTCACGCAGACTTTGTGATGGGCGCGGGAATCATTGAACCCGGGCAGAAGTTCCAGTGGACTGTTGGTGCTGGCGAAGACGTGGTTAgccgcaagaagaagaggaacgtGTATGTGCATTTGCCCATGACGAAGAACGGCAAGGCCCAGATCCGGTTGGATCATCGGGACGAGGCGGTTCTGAGTGAGGGTGATGGAGCGTTCATCACAGGGGTGAATGCGGGTGATGTGCTGAGTGTGGAGAGTGTTGGGGATGCTGAGGCTGAGGTTATTGTTTTGGATAGTGATTAGTGGGGGTTCGATGGCTGCTTTGATTCCTTTTGCCGGGTGTAAGGTGTTTCTGGGGCTTATTGTAGTATACATATGATTCGCATCatgtactttttttttactttccaATAAAGATGGTGTACCATGAGCAATTGCAGGTTATGTCATGGATAGAACCCATAGATATAGTAATATCAACCACTTTTGatcagaaaaaaagaaaagaattattatatcagtAAGGACACTGACAACCAAAACCTTCTCTATCCACAGCACCTCATACTACCATCGCAGTCATGCGACGAAATAGTAGCtatttagtatatagtaCAAAAATATCAGACCGTCCCCATCCGTGGACAACCATAATCGCCTCCTAGCTAACGGCAGACCTTGCCCCGCGCAATCCCATTGGCACACACAAAACTAAATGCTGATGATTTCAACCCCAAAGCCTCAACAGTGCCGGACGCGCCCATTTCAGCATGAAGTCAGACTCCATCGCCTCACGCGCTGAAACCCGCTCCAACGGCTCATAAGCCAACATCCCCTCCAGCAACCTCTTGAAGCTAGCCATCTCCGTCTTCTGAAGTTCGCAAATTTGAGGagtctctcctcttcccatctGCCAGAGTCGCTGGTTCAAAGGTCTAAATTCAGGTGTCTGGATCCTCTTAAAGTTTGGGTTCCAGGAGCCGTTCTCAAGGAAAAACTCAGGTCTCTTTTCCCAGCGTTGCCACCATTTCTTTGGCAGCTTACCTAGTGTACTTACCATTTCCCCAATCACATCATCGGGATCATCTGCCCAGGTTTCGAAGAGGGGCCTTTCGCCGAGGATATCGTATAGCGTACAGCCAAGGGTCCATATGTCGGCGGATGGGGTGATGGGGTCCTGGAAGAATGCTTCGGGAGGAAGCAAAGCCGTTGGTGTGTGTAACTCCAGTGGCTCTTtgccaaagaagaaagatgagcCAAAGTCAGTAATTTTGACTCTGCAATTTACGACCTGGTCGCTTGGGACGATGATCAGGTTCATGGGTATGATGGCGTGCGCGGGCGCACATGATTGGATGGGGGCCTTGTCAATCCTTGTGATATGGACCTCAAAAAGGTTTGCCAAACTGTTCATAGATATCTTCGATACTCAAGGCATCAAAGTCAAcaggctggagaagaagaatgttgCGAGCATGGAGATCTTTGGGATTGTGTGAGCAAGGCAGTAAAGACTCGATGGGTAGTGACTTGACTAGTTACCTCCCTGCCCTACCCCAAGGGAATGCATATAGGCCAGTCCCATAGTAACTTGAGCGGCAATTGCTCTAGCTATATCCAGGGAGAACATAAACCGGGGGCTATTCTCCTTGGATTCAGCAACACTGCAGCCAGCGACCTCGCTCACTAGACACATGTGATGCCCGTTTGGACCTTTGAAGGAAAATTGATCAAGCAGTGAAGAAATGTATTTACGGCCCGGGTGGTTAGGATCACCACCCCTTTGAAGATGCTGTAGAATCTTTGACTCGACGCTTCTTTCCGAAACATCTGCAGTCACGATCTTCAATGCGACATACCGACTTTCTTTCCGATCGTGAGCAAGCCAAACAGTCGAATAGGAACCATAACCTAGTTTGTGGACAACTCTGTATCTGCCATTCGAAAATTCATCGTTAATATATGTCGGATGGTATCCGCCCGTAGAGTAGCCCTCTAGGTTCTCTACACCGTCTTTAGGCCAGTATACGGCCTCATTGTTCCATTGCGGAGGTGGCATGGCTCTGGTTGAGTAAGCAAGATGCAAGGAATTCAAGGAAGTAAGACTGCGAAAGATCTATTCATTGCTATTCAGCATAGAAAACCTCCGCAAAGGATGCCGCTCATAGAGAGTTCGACTTACGTGAGGGAGCTGTTTACATGCTAGTGATCGTGTCTGGAGGACACGGAACATGATGGGGTTGTTACTTGAAGCTGTACTATCTAGATATTCTGCGAAATGTCGAGCGTATGCTCTAGACCTATGGTTATTAGGAAGATTTCTAGCAAGGGAGAAGCGTGTAAAGTGGTGCTGCGTGCCTACATTCAGTCCACTCCGATCATATACAATGTTTGCCATAATCATAACTGCTTCCCATCAACCCCAGGGGAAATGATCTCCCAGACTCAGATCCAGACAGTTACTCCAACATGAagtggaggcggtggtggttaaAGTTGACGGAGGAATCCACCGCACCCGAAAAGAGAGTGTGGCCGACGAAGAAAATCCTGCGCTGGGGCGGCTTCTTGGCACCACCAACGCAGTCTCTGTACGTAATGCGGCAGCCGTGAATCGGAGACAATGTGGGTTGGGTGTCTCCAACTCTTAATTCAAGTAGCCTATTATCCCaggtctagtctagtcttaTGTAGTTCCATATGAGAGGGGCGAGGATCATGGGACGTCCCCTGTTTTCTCCTGGTTCTTGAAGCTGGTCCATACGTAGTTGTTTTGCCAGGTAAACTGCTAACCTTATCTTTGTGTGCCCAACTCTCAACACCACTTGACCCCATTCTGTCCTGGGCTTCTACCGCAGAGTGGTGAGCTCCACGACCCCAAAAACTCTTTTTGTGGAGGCCGTTTCTTGGATAGATACTTTCTAGCCCTGTTTGTGGCCCTTTCGGCGAATCTGAGCGGCCTGAGATCTGAGGCCCCGCATTCTTGCTTTCGCAGCCAACTTCATCGCTaccttcttttgtttctgttGCGCCTTGTCTACGCCATAGAATTAGAGATATCATCGTCACAGCTCTCCATCATGGCAGCTCTCGATGTCAATGGTCCCTTGCCCGAGCTGGCTGAGCAGCAGCCGGACGATCTCATCCCCGAGTCCCGGGTCCTCATTATCATGACCGGTGGTACGATTTGTATGCGACAGTCCCCATCAGGCTTCATTCCTGCCAGAGGATTCCAGGAGCAATGTCTGGCCCGCGTGCCGACCTTCAACGATGGTTCGCACC harbors:
- a CDS encoding Zn(II)2Cys6 transcription factor (COG:S;~EggNog:ENOG410PTVY;~InterPro:IPR036864,IPR021858,IPR001138;~PFAM:PF00172;~TransMembrane:1 (i186-203o);~go_function: GO:0000981 - DNA-binding transcription factor activity, RNA polymerase II-specific [Evidence IEA];~go_function: GO:0008270 - zinc ion binding [Evidence IEA];~go_process: GO:0006355 - regulation of transcription, DNA-templated [Evidence IEA]) → MESEKKRRASKPKVKSGCRTCKIRRVKCDEGRPACKRCVSTGRVCDGYGIWSEGRKTTYGGNSGAPRVFQPLLSSYNAPVPIPHAACAEQKCVEWFIECTIFKIGGVFSSQFWGRTVVQALSQEPAVRHAVMALASTHKYRAQRSDKDTTMASQLSEHEKFTLQHYNKAIGCLHAEIRRHSQRPQSVIVALITCMVFVTLELMRGQYRTSHAHLQHGLKLVKEIQKLSGTSKTGKIMIRTSSQTNEDDVIEAFSRLGVHYALLGHGTKYSNLDYDIQPRHLPYKFESIEQARQYLDVLLAKAQCLVELVRHIETGMCVATRGYEQYLESQWRLEKDLEIWLDVYRSSLDGFSAQDLIKNTLATRLLGMYHTMASIMVRTCIPWDDDMAFDLQTDRFMSIIREAIDMCQALRTAYPDFPMSGSLNCPLGMAFTMDIGFIQPLYYTAIKCRIPQIRRHAIGLLRLAPHREGIWNGALTARIAEEVVAYEESNIDTSFTVGKSLDLLSLPEAGSSVTILPSLCRISDVHVELPDENTGEATVTFWQREDGRSWKVGERKFQTEDP
- a CDS encoding pirin family protein (COG:I;~EggNog:ENOG410PN57;~InterPro:IPR014710,IPR011051,IPR003829;~PFAM:PF02678;~TransMembrane:1 (i55-77o)) — translated: MDGAGICWLGPLVSLTPCLLTHPRPARANPGSPARSIKSISDLDKRRNTFFRMQIATPSYLFLFFVPLILLLIKSILPTNSVMSKPLAHASIVARRSSERGYAEHGGWLKSFHTFSFASYYDHRFNNFGSLRVLNEDRVAARNGFPTHPHRDAEIFSYILNGELTHRDSMIKKGAEGAQGKQFYRMKRGDVQFTTGGTGIAHSEQNESNKPVHFLQIWALPWKYGLKPQYHTRTFDEAAKRKAFVPILSPLAAGPEATPADEEAAVPKIPDTIPIHADFVMGAGIIEPGQKFQWTVGAGEDVVSRKKKRNVYVHLPMTKNGKAQIRLDHRDEAVLSEGDGAFITGVNAGDVLSVESVGDAEAEVIVLDSD
- a CDS encoding uncharacterized protein (COG:T;~EggNog:ENOG410PPC2;~InterPro:IPR000719,IPR011009;~PFAM:PF00069;~go_function: GO:0004672 - protein kinase activity [Evidence IEA];~go_function: GO:0005524 - ATP binding [Evidence IEA];~go_process: GO:0006468 - protein phosphorylation [Evidence IEA]), with amino-acid sequence MNSLANLFEVHITRIDKAPIQSCAPAHAIIPMNLIIVPSDQVVNCRVKITDFGSSFFFGKEPLELHTPTALLPPEAFFQDPITPSADIWTLGCTLYDILGERPLFETWADDPDDVIGEMVSTLGKLPKKWWQRWEKRPEFFLENGSWNPNFKRIQTPEFRPLNQRLWQMGRGETPQICELQKTEMASFKRLLEGMLAYEPLERVSAREAMESDFMLKWARPALLRLWG